Genomic window (Paraburkholderia phenazinium):
TCGCCGCGTTGATGGCCATGATGAACATGTCGTAGTGCTGGTTCGACGTGCTGGGTTCGATGACCTTCGAACAGGCTGTCTCGGACCAGGCAAGCCACGCGCGCGGAAGATCGCGGGTGTGGATCCACGGCAGCGCGCTAATTCCTTCCGCGCTTAAGCCGTCGCGCCGACCGATCAACGCGGGTGCACAGACCGCCAGAATCCTGTCGTCGTTGACGAGCGGCTGTCCCGGCATCGCGGGCCACAGGCTCTGCGCAAAATAGATCGCGGCGTCGAAGCTGGAATTGTCGAAGAAGGTGGGCTGGTCGCGGCCCATGATGTGCAACTGCAGATCCGGATTGAGTTCGTAGAAGTCGTGCAGGCGCGGAATCAGCCATTGCGAGGCGAACGTCACACCGACGGCCAGCTGGATTTTGACTTCGCTTTGCTGGCGGACCAGTTCGAGCGTATCGCGGCGAATCTGGTCGAGATGGACGCGAATCCGCCGTGCGTACTCCGCACCCGCCGCAGACAGTACCAGCCGCTGGCGCACCCGCTCGAACAGCGTGATGCCCAGATGCGCCTCGAGTTCGTTGACCTTCTTGCAGACGGCGCCATGCGTCTGCGACAGTTCGACAGCGGCTTTCGAAAAACTTTCATGTCGCGCCGCTGCTTCGAAAGCCTGCAGGGCGCTGAGACTGGGGACACCGCGGCGCATCGATAATCCTGGCTGGCGAAAGGAAATGGCAATGGATGCGTCGATCATAGCCCTTCGTACGAGGCGGCGCTGGCGGCGCTCATTCGCTGGCGAGTCGAGGCGGGCTGACCGCGCGCCAACGGGTCTCGAGCAGGAAGACCACGATCGACGCGAGCACCATCGTCGCTGCAATGCCGATAAACGCGAGCACGAAGGTGCCGGTTGCATCCTTCACCCAGCCAATAAAATAAGGCAGCAAAAATCCCGACGACACCCCGATACTCGTGATCAACGCGATGCCGGCCGCTGCGGCACGATCGGTGAGGATGCGGCTCGGCAACTGCCAGAAGGTCGTGATGCTGCAAAAGCACGCTGAGGCGCCGATCGAGAGCGCGACGATCGACTGGTAGGGGGACTTCAGCAGCAGGGCGACCGAAAGCGCGGCCGCGCACACCAGCAGCGGGCCCGCCACGTGCCAGGCGCCGACGTTGTGGCGGCTGACCAGACGGCCCCAGATCAGCGTCGCGATGACGGCAACGCCGAATGGAACCGCTGTGATGAGCCCGATATCCGTGAGGCTGTAAGTCACGCCAAAAGTATGTTCAAACGTCTTGACCACTTGCGGCAGGAAATAGAGCAAACCGATGATGCCGGCATTGGTGCCGAAATAGACGGTACCGAGCGCCCAGACCTTCGGATTGCCAAGCGCTCGCCATGCGCTGGCCGGTGAGGTGACGGCCGCTGCCTGAGCCTGTTCGACTGCGAGTGCGGCGGCGATTTCAGCCTTTTCCGTCGCAGACAGCCAGCGCGCGCGGGAAGGGCTGTCCGCCATCCAGAACCAGGCGACCACGCCGAGGACGAGCGCGGGCACGCCCTCCAGCAGGATCATCGCGCGCCAGCCGGTCACGCCGAACACATTCGCATGCGCCATCAGCCATGTAGAAACGGGTGCGCCTAG
Coding sequences:
- a CDS encoding LysR substrate-binding domain-containing protein — encoded protein: MIDASIAISFRQPGLSMRRGVPSLSALQAFEAAARHESFSKAAVELSQTHGAVCKKVNELEAHLGITLFERVRQRLVLSAAGAEYARRIRVHLDQIRRDTLELVRQQSEVKIQLAVGVTFASQWLIPRLHDFYELNPDLQLHIMGRDQPTFFDNSSFDAAIYFAQSLWPAMPGQPLVNDDRILAVCAPALIGRRDGLSAEGISALPWIHTRDLPRAWLAWSETACSKVIEPSTSNQHYDMFIMAINAAISGLGVALLPRILIERELQNGALIQVHPHSIPNPETVYYSFPEQKRDWEPLQRFDRWLSAAVRDYRDGCRRDHTAAVEATLAPN
- a CDS encoding MFS transporter: MKRIAWRLAPLMIVMYIANQLDRANIGYAALTMNAELHMTAAQYGFAASLFFLGYILFEVPSNLCMHRFGARRWMARILLSWGLLSSLTSFVPDSRWLYIARFCLGAFEAGLFPGMVYYLTLWMPARNRVWMMSLFVTAIPLTGVLGAPVSTWLMAHANVFGVTGWRAMILLEGVPALVLGVVAWFWMADSPSRARWLSATEKAEIAAALAVEQAQAAAVTSPASAWRALGNPKVWALGTVYFGTNAGIIGLLYFLPQVVKTFEHTFGVTYSLTDIGLITAVPFGVAVIATLIWGRLVSRHNVGAWHVAGPLLVCAAALSVALLLKSPYQSIVALSIGASACFCSITTFWQLPSRILTDRAAAAGIALITSIGVSSGFLLPYFIGWVKDATGTFVLAFIGIAATMVLASIVVFLLETRWRAVSPPRLASE